A stretch of the Lineus longissimus chromosome 12, tnLinLong1.2, whole genome shotgun sequence genome encodes the following:
- the LOC135497045 gene encoding AP-4 complex subunit epsilon-1-like isoform X2 codes for MSDIVEKTISSIAGSLSSPAAKVPQSPQFAVFVDTLGKCRSQHEVDELLKRETSQLKMKLAKPTSPAGIRDCLIRCIYCHLMGHNVSFAYIHAVKLAQQGVLLQKRVGYLASGVFLEGGNELGIMLVNTIQRDIQSTNILEISAGLIAASQLIDTEMIPAILPLVEERLSHLRPSIRKKSVVCLHSFYRKAPGLLEHSLEKFKKALCDKSPEVMWAALHIYRDLIQKNPEKYKDITKSLVYILQQIISRTFPTEFEYNNIPAPWLQIQLLQCMAKLGENDPGTSQLLYPVLTEVLQKIDATVKMGLGVIYECVKTIAAIHPSPALLELAVKCVTKFITAKNINLRYLGLKTLGVIVQINPAYAVPHQDIVIECLDHPDLSVRKKVLDILYKMTNGDNFKVVCQKLMENLQQASDPYIREDIVTKITQLADRYSSDVIWYTQTMNTLILLASSNIPDHVITNIMAVISRTITEKDGEERIKDVESLTKIMWNCIKNQEIPDSLLRVASWVIGEYLDSPTVNSANDVFRILEENFLHDSTSIETKSYILSAIMKVLARSERNSYSCERLLESCERCRPELRQRTKELSRLNMQNTLLKSVCDGRKKINEIDGTLSFLDDFVCDQLQKGAAPYRPRSMRHPVLMKSQGTPSVYTELTFQPYESPQYSGSSTIYSKDQSISSHGSPSSGDIFSDPVLKLKSVPKIWGAEGVARPGAADTSLKMKRSDDGSGSDENQLEGAASDSNGVMTFDVPALSEDEQKKKDLASALFGGLSKQDSEGTNS; via the exons ATGTCTGACATAGTTGAAAAGACCATTTCATCAATCGCTGGGAGCCTGAGCAGCCCTGCTGCTAAGGTTCCTCAATCCCCCCAGTTTGCTGTTTTCGTGGACACACTTGGAAAATGCAGATCCCAGCAT GAAGTGGACGAACTTTTGAAAAGGGAAACATCCCAACTTAAAATGAAATTAGCCAAACCTACTTCTCCA GCAGGCATCCGTGACTGTCTGATTCGATGTATCTACTGCCACCTGATGGGCCACAATGTCTCCTTCGCCTACATTCATGCCGTCAAGCTGGCACAGCAAGGCGTGCTGCTTCAGAAGAGAGTTG GGTACCTAGCATCGGGCGTCTTCCTCGAGGGAGGCAACGAACTGGGCATCATGTTAGTCAACACAATCCAGCGAGATATACAGAGTACCAACATACTGGAAATCAGCGCCGGGCTGATTGCTGCATCCCAGTTGATCGATACAGAAATGATTCCTGCGATTCTGCCCTTAGTTGAGGAAAGACTCAGTCACCTAAG GCCATCAATACGAAAGAAGTCGGTTGTCTGTTTACATAGTTTCTATCGGAAAGCTCCCGGTCTTCTCGAACACAGCCTGGAGAAGTTTAAGAAAGCGCTCTGTGACAAGAGTCCTGAAGTAATGTGGGCTGCTCTTCACATTTATCGTGATCTCATACAG AAAAATCCGGAGAAGTACAAAGACATCACGAAAAGCCTTGTGTATATTCTGCAGCAGATCATTTCACGGACGTTCCCGACCGAGTTTGAATACAACAACATTCCAGCACCTTGGTTGCAGATCCAGCTCCTTCAGTGCATGGCAAAGCTTGGAGAAAATGACCCTGG AACAAGTCAATTGCTTTACCCAGTTCTTACTGAGGTCTTGCAGAAGATTGATGCCACGGTGAAAATGGGACTAG GTGTTATCTATGAGTGTGTGAAGACAATAGCCGCCATTCATCCGAGTCCGGCGTTACTGGAACTTGCAGTGAAATGTGTGACCAAGTTCATAACGGCAAAGAACATCAACTTGAGATATCTAG GTCTAAAAACCCTAGGAGTCATCGTACAGATCAACCCAGCATATGCCGTACCACATCAGGATATCGTGATTGAATGTCTCGACCATCCCGACCTGAGCGTGCGGAAAAAGGTCCTTGATATTCTCTACAAGATGACCAACGGTGATAATTTCAAGGTCGTCTGCCAGAAGCTAATGGAGAATCTGCAGCAGGCGTCTGATCCATATATAAGGGAGGACATCGTCACCAAGATCACGCAGCTTGCTGACAG GTATTCGTCAGACGTGATCTGGTACACACAGACGATGAATACACTCATCTTGCTCGCGAGTAGTAACATCCCAGACCATGTGATCACCAACATCATGGCCGTCATCAGTCGCACCATCACCGAAAAAGACGGAGAAGAACGCATAAAAGATGTTGAGTCGTTGACAAAGATTATGTGGAACTgtatcaaaaatcaagaaattccTGACTCGTTACTTCGAGTTGCTTCATGG GTGATTGGTGAATACTTGGACTCCCCCACTGTCAACTCCGCAAACGATGTCTTCAGAATCTTGGAGGAGAATTTCCTCCATGATTCGACGTCAATAGAAACCAAGAGTTATATACTTAGTGCCATTATGAAAGTGTTAGCCAGATCTGAGAGGAATTCTTATTCATGTGAGCGCCTTCTGGAAAGTTGTGAAAGGTGCAGGCCAGAGTTACGACAG AGAACAAAAGAATTGTCAAGATTAAATATGCAAAATACTCTCCTCAAAAGTGTTTGTGATGGcaggaaaaaaataaatgag ATTGACGGCACCCTTTCGTTCCTGGACGACTTTGTCTGTGACCAGCTACAAAAGGGGGCAGCACCGTATAGACCAAGGAGTATGCGACATCCAGTTCTCATGAAATCCCAAG GCACCCCCTCTGTGTACACCGAACTCACCTTCCAACCCTACGAAAGTCCTCAGTACAGCGGCTCTTCAACCATCTATAGCAAAGATCAATCAATTAGTTCACATGGCAGCCCAAGTAGTGGCGACATCTTTAG TGATCCGGTTCTCAAGTTGAAAAGTGTGCCAAAGATCTGGGGAGCAGAGGGCGTGGCCAGGCCGGGGGCAGCAGACACTAGTCTCAAGATGAAACGATCTGATGATGGTTCAGGGAGTGATGAGAATCAATTAGAG GGTGCAGCATCCGACAGCAATGGTGTGATGACATTTGACGTCCCTGCTCTGTCAGAAGATGAGCAGAAGAAAAAGGATCTTGCGTCTGCTCTATTTGGTGGCCTCTCAAAACAG GATTCTGAAGGAACCAACTCATAA
- the LOC135497045 gene encoding AP-4 complex subunit epsilon-1-like isoform X1 produces MSDIVEKTISSIAGSLSSPAAKVPQSPQFAVFVDTLGKCRSQHEVDELLKRETSQLKMKLAKPTSPAGIRDCLIRCIYCHLMGHNVSFAYIHAVKLAQQGVLLQKRVGYLASGVFLEGGNELGIMLVNTIQRDIQSTNILEISAGLIAASQLIDTEMIPAILPLVEERLSHLRPSIRKKSVVCLHSFYRKAPGLLEHSLEKFKKALCDKSPEVMWAALHIYRDLIQKNPEKYKDITKSLVYILQQIISRTFPTEFEYNNIPAPWLQIQLLQCMAKLGENDPGTSQLLYPVLTEVLQKIDATVKMGLGVIYECVKTIAAIHPSPALLELAVKCVTKFITAKNINLRYLGLKTLGVIVQINPAYAVPHQDIVIECLDHPDLSVRKKVLDILYKMTNGDNFKVVCQKLMENLQQASDPYIREDIVTKITQLADRYSSDVIWYTQTMNTLILLASSNIPDHVITNIMAVISRTITEKDGEERIKDVESLTKIMWNCIKNQEIPDSLLRVASWVIGEYLDSPTVNSANDVFRILEENFLHDSTSIETKSYILSAIMKVLARSERNSYSCERLLESCERCRPELRQRTKELSRLNMQNTLLKSVCDGRKKINEIDGTLSFLDDFVCDQLQKGAAPYRPRSMRHPVLMKSQGTPSVYTELTFQPYESPQYSGSSTIYSKDQSISSHGSPSSGDIFSDPVLKLKSVPKIWGAEGVARPGAADTSLKMKRSDDGSGSDENQLEGAASDSNGVMTFDVPALSEDEQKKKDLASALFGGLSKQWSQMEPNYLTGRQLKNKRLAAAIFTSKM; encoded by the exons ATGTCTGACATAGTTGAAAAGACCATTTCATCAATCGCTGGGAGCCTGAGCAGCCCTGCTGCTAAGGTTCCTCAATCCCCCCAGTTTGCTGTTTTCGTGGACACACTTGGAAAATGCAGATCCCAGCAT GAAGTGGACGAACTTTTGAAAAGGGAAACATCCCAACTTAAAATGAAATTAGCCAAACCTACTTCTCCA GCAGGCATCCGTGACTGTCTGATTCGATGTATCTACTGCCACCTGATGGGCCACAATGTCTCCTTCGCCTACATTCATGCCGTCAAGCTGGCACAGCAAGGCGTGCTGCTTCAGAAGAGAGTTG GGTACCTAGCATCGGGCGTCTTCCTCGAGGGAGGCAACGAACTGGGCATCATGTTAGTCAACACAATCCAGCGAGATATACAGAGTACCAACATACTGGAAATCAGCGCCGGGCTGATTGCTGCATCCCAGTTGATCGATACAGAAATGATTCCTGCGATTCTGCCCTTAGTTGAGGAAAGACTCAGTCACCTAAG GCCATCAATACGAAAGAAGTCGGTTGTCTGTTTACATAGTTTCTATCGGAAAGCTCCCGGTCTTCTCGAACACAGCCTGGAGAAGTTTAAGAAAGCGCTCTGTGACAAGAGTCCTGAAGTAATGTGGGCTGCTCTTCACATTTATCGTGATCTCATACAG AAAAATCCGGAGAAGTACAAAGACATCACGAAAAGCCTTGTGTATATTCTGCAGCAGATCATTTCACGGACGTTCCCGACCGAGTTTGAATACAACAACATTCCAGCACCTTGGTTGCAGATCCAGCTCCTTCAGTGCATGGCAAAGCTTGGAGAAAATGACCCTGG AACAAGTCAATTGCTTTACCCAGTTCTTACTGAGGTCTTGCAGAAGATTGATGCCACGGTGAAAATGGGACTAG GTGTTATCTATGAGTGTGTGAAGACAATAGCCGCCATTCATCCGAGTCCGGCGTTACTGGAACTTGCAGTGAAATGTGTGACCAAGTTCATAACGGCAAAGAACATCAACTTGAGATATCTAG GTCTAAAAACCCTAGGAGTCATCGTACAGATCAACCCAGCATATGCCGTACCACATCAGGATATCGTGATTGAATGTCTCGACCATCCCGACCTGAGCGTGCGGAAAAAGGTCCTTGATATTCTCTACAAGATGACCAACGGTGATAATTTCAAGGTCGTCTGCCAGAAGCTAATGGAGAATCTGCAGCAGGCGTCTGATCCATATATAAGGGAGGACATCGTCACCAAGATCACGCAGCTTGCTGACAG GTATTCGTCAGACGTGATCTGGTACACACAGACGATGAATACACTCATCTTGCTCGCGAGTAGTAACATCCCAGACCATGTGATCACCAACATCATGGCCGTCATCAGTCGCACCATCACCGAAAAAGACGGAGAAGAACGCATAAAAGATGTTGAGTCGTTGACAAAGATTATGTGGAACTgtatcaaaaatcaagaaattccTGACTCGTTACTTCGAGTTGCTTCATGG GTGATTGGTGAATACTTGGACTCCCCCACTGTCAACTCCGCAAACGATGTCTTCAGAATCTTGGAGGAGAATTTCCTCCATGATTCGACGTCAATAGAAACCAAGAGTTATATACTTAGTGCCATTATGAAAGTGTTAGCCAGATCTGAGAGGAATTCTTATTCATGTGAGCGCCTTCTGGAAAGTTGTGAAAGGTGCAGGCCAGAGTTACGACAG AGAACAAAAGAATTGTCAAGATTAAATATGCAAAATACTCTCCTCAAAAGTGTTTGTGATGGcaggaaaaaaataaatgag ATTGACGGCACCCTTTCGTTCCTGGACGACTTTGTCTGTGACCAGCTACAAAAGGGGGCAGCACCGTATAGACCAAGGAGTATGCGACATCCAGTTCTCATGAAATCCCAAG GCACCCCCTCTGTGTACACCGAACTCACCTTCCAACCCTACGAAAGTCCTCAGTACAGCGGCTCTTCAACCATCTATAGCAAAGATCAATCAATTAGTTCACATGGCAGCCCAAGTAGTGGCGACATCTTTAG TGATCCGGTTCTCAAGTTGAAAAGTGTGCCAAAGATCTGGGGAGCAGAGGGCGTGGCCAGGCCGGGGGCAGCAGACACTAGTCTCAAGATGAAACGATCTGATGATGGTTCAGGGAGTGATGAGAATCAATTAGAG GGTGCAGCATCCGACAGCAATGGTGTGATGACATTTGACGTCCCTGCTCTGTCAGAAGATGAGCAGAAGAAAAAGGATCTTGCGTCTGCTCTATTTGGTGGCCTCTCAAAACAG TGGTCCCAAATGGAACCAAACTACTTAACAGGCCGTCAGCTTAAAAATAAGCGTCTGGCAGCGGCCATTTTTACCAGCAAGATGTAA
- the LOC135497045 gene encoding AP-4 complex subunit epsilon-1-like isoform X3, which yields MSDIVEKTISSIAGSLSSPAAKVPQSPQFAVFVDTLGKCRSQHEVDELLKRETSQLKMKLAKPTSPAGIRDCLIRCIYCHLMGHNVSFAYIHAVKLAQQGVLLQKRVGYLASGVFLEGGNELGIMLVNTIQRDIQSTNILEISAGLIAASQLIDTEMIPAILPLVEERLSHLRPSIRKKSVVCLHSFYRKAPGLLEHSLEKFKKALCDKSPEVMWAALHIYRDLIQKNPEKYKDITKSLVYILQQIISRTFPTEFEYNNIPAPWLQIQLLQCMAKLGENDPGTSQLLYPVLTEVLQKIDATVKMGLGVIYECVKTIAAIHPSPALLELAVKCVTKFITAKNINLRYLGLKTLGVIVQINPAYAVPHQDIVIECLDHPDLSVRKKVLDILYKMTNGDNFKVVCQKLMENLQQASDPYIREDIVTKITQLADRYSSDVIWYTQTMNTLILLASSNIPDHVITNIMAVISRTITEKDGEERIKDVESLTKIMWNCIKNQEIPDSLLRVASWVIGEYLDSPTVNSANDVFRILEENFLHDSTSIETKSYILSAIMKVLARSERNSYSCERLLESCERCRPELRQRTKELSRLNMQNTLLKSVCDGRKKINEIDGTLSFLDDFVCDQLQKGAAPYRPRSMRHPVLMKSQDACSSGGLHH from the exons ATGTCTGACATAGTTGAAAAGACCATTTCATCAATCGCTGGGAGCCTGAGCAGCCCTGCTGCTAAGGTTCCTCAATCCCCCCAGTTTGCTGTTTTCGTGGACACACTTGGAAAATGCAGATCCCAGCAT GAAGTGGACGAACTTTTGAAAAGGGAAACATCCCAACTTAAAATGAAATTAGCCAAACCTACTTCTCCA GCAGGCATCCGTGACTGTCTGATTCGATGTATCTACTGCCACCTGATGGGCCACAATGTCTCCTTCGCCTACATTCATGCCGTCAAGCTGGCACAGCAAGGCGTGCTGCTTCAGAAGAGAGTTG GGTACCTAGCATCGGGCGTCTTCCTCGAGGGAGGCAACGAACTGGGCATCATGTTAGTCAACACAATCCAGCGAGATATACAGAGTACCAACATACTGGAAATCAGCGCCGGGCTGATTGCTGCATCCCAGTTGATCGATACAGAAATGATTCCTGCGATTCTGCCCTTAGTTGAGGAAAGACTCAGTCACCTAAG GCCATCAATACGAAAGAAGTCGGTTGTCTGTTTACATAGTTTCTATCGGAAAGCTCCCGGTCTTCTCGAACACAGCCTGGAGAAGTTTAAGAAAGCGCTCTGTGACAAGAGTCCTGAAGTAATGTGGGCTGCTCTTCACATTTATCGTGATCTCATACAG AAAAATCCGGAGAAGTACAAAGACATCACGAAAAGCCTTGTGTATATTCTGCAGCAGATCATTTCACGGACGTTCCCGACCGAGTTTGAATACAACAACATTCCAGCACCTTGGTTGCAGATCCAGCTCCTTCAGTGCATGGCAAAGCTTGGAGAAAATGACCCTGG AACAAGTCAATTGCTTTACCCAGTTCTTACTGAGGTCTTGCAGAAGATTGATGCCACGGTGAAAATGGGACTAG GTGTTATCTATGAGTGTGTGAAGACAATAGCCGCCATTCATCCGAGTCCGGCGTTACTGGAACTTGCAGTGAAATGTGTGACCAAGTTCATAACGGCAAAGAACATCAACTTGAGATATCTAG GTCTAAAAACCCTAGGAGTCATCGTACAGATCAACCCAGCATATGCCGTACCACATCAGGATATCGTGATTGAATGTCTCGACCATCCCGACCTGAGCGTGCGGAAAAAGGTCCTTGATATTCTCTACAAGATGACCAACGGTGATAATTTCAAGGTCGTCTGCCAGAAGCTAATGGAGAATCTGCAGCAGGCGTCTGATCCATATATAAGGGAGGACATCGTCACCAAGATCACGCAGCTTGCTGACAG GTATTCGTCAGACGTGATCTGGTACACACAGACGATGAATACACTCATCTTGCTCGCGAGTAGTAACATCCCAGACCATGTGATCACCAACATCATGGCCGTCATCAGTCGCACCATCACCGAAAAAGACGGAGAAGAACGCATAAAAGATGTTGAGTCGTTGACAAAGATTATGTGGAACTgtatcaaaaatcaagaaattccTGACTCGTTACTTCGAGTTGCTTCATGG GTGATTGGTGAATACTTGGACTCCCCCACTGTCAACTCCGCAAACGATGTCTTCAGAATCTTGGAGGAGAATTTCCTCCATGATTCGACGTCAATAGAAACCAAGAGTTATATACTTAGTGCCATTATGAAAGTGTTAGCCAGATCTGAGAGGAATTCTTATTCATGTGAGCGCCTTCTGGAAAGTTGTGAAAGGTGCAGGCCAGAGTTACGACAG AGAACAAAAGAATTGTCAAGATTAAATATGCAAAATACTCTCCTCAAAAGTGTTTGTGATGGcaggaaaaaaataaatgag ATTGACGGCACCCTTTCGTTCCTGGACGACTTTGTCTGTGACCAGCTACAAAAGGGGGCAGCACCGTATAGACCAAGGAGTATGCGACATCCAGTTCTCATGAAATCCCAAG ACGCGTGCAGCTCTGGCGGACTCCACCACTAG
- the LOC135497174 gene encoding salivary glue protein Sgs-3-like, with protein sequence MTVGLPASRRTTTEGLQASDTTTGRPTANGLTENQEPSSSTNKHLQTKETTTMTVGLPASHRTTTEGLMPASDTTAAVAPSNGLTKTKEPSSSTTTVTTNKHLPTEETTTDRKATFSTTATPSTNAQTAERQSVRELTRTDMAAITSVPAAETDRYDEDYDVKPGYMYIALSFVGFMALTLTVLFICKIQRNCCKPPHYPP encoded by the coding sequence atgacagtaggcctaccagccTCTCGTAGAACTACGACAGAAGGGCTACAAGCCTCAGATACAACTACAGGTAGACCAACAGCAAATGGATTGACGGAGAACCAAGAACCGTCTTCAAGCACAAACAAACACCTACAAACAAAGGAAACAACCACtatgacagtaggcctaccagccTCTCATAGAACTACGACAGAAGGGCTCATGCCAGCCTCTGATACAACTGCAGCAGTAGCACCTTCAAATGGATTGACGAAGACAAAAGAACCATCTTCAAGTACGACCACAGTAACAACAAACAAACACCTACCAACAGAAGAAACTACCACGGACAGAAAAGCAACATTCAGCACTACAGCAACCCCCTCAACCAATGCACAGACTGCAGAAAGGCAGTCTGTGAGGGAACTAACAAGGACTGACATGGCAGCCATTACTTCAGTTCCAGCAGCAGAGACAGACCGCTATGACGAGGACTACGACGTGAAACCAGGCTATATGTACATTGCACTAAGTTTTGTAGGATTCATGGCATTAACTCTCACTGTGCTTTTCATCTGTAAGATACAGCGGAACTGTTGCAAACCGCCACACTATCCACCTTAG
- the LOC135496892 gene encoding uncharacterized protein LOC135496892, with amino-acid sequence MNISGIILIILRMQHRMSLPNLHVAVFICLLFIGHISAPTITMTTTAPTPNSTLDSNMSNGTSSGNPRTTDISTTLSDATNSTILGTATASGTTAVGTSTASNTTTVGTSTASSTTTVGTSTASSSTTVGTSTASSTTTVGTSTASSSTTVGTSTASSSTTVGTSTASNTTTVGTSTASSTTTVGTSAASSTTTVGTSTASSTTTVGTSTASSTTTVGTSTASSTTTVGTSAASSTTTVGTSTASSTTTVGTSTASSTTTVGTSAVLSTTTVPTSTTSTTKTNLTHDAYFMKPVYKYVAIGFGGFMAVTGLLLLLILVYQQVHNRK; translated from the exons ATGAATATCAGTGGAATAATCTTGATAATCTTAAGG ATGCAGCATCGGATGTCACTTCCAAACTTGCATGTAGCAGTGTTCATCTGCCTCCTCTTTATCGGCCACATCTCTGCTCCaacaataacgatgacgacaacAGCTCCAACGCCGAACTCGACGCTtgattcaaacatgtcaaatggtaCAAGTTCAGGTAACCCCCGAACAACAGATATCTCAACAACCCTCTCAGATGCCACCAATTCAACAATACTCGGTACGGCAACAGCTTCCGGTACAACAGCAGTTGgtacatcaacagcctcaaATACAACAACAGTTGgtacatcaacagcctcaaGTACAACAACAGTTGgtacatcaacagcctcaaGTTCAACAACAGTTGgtacatcaacagcctcaaGTACAACAACAGTTGgtacatcaacagcctcaaGTTCAACAACAGTTGgtacatcaacagcctcaaGTTCAACAACAGTTGgtacatcaacagcctcaaATACAACAACAGTTGgtacatcaacagcctcaaGTACGACAACAGTTGGTACATCAGCAGCCTCAAGTACAACAACAGTTGgtacatcaacagcctcaaGTACGACAACAGTTGgtacatcaacagcctcaaGTACAACAACAGTTGgtacatcaacagcctcaaGTACAACAACAGTTGGTACATCAGCAGCCTCAAGTACAACAACAGTTGgtacatcaacagcctcaaGTACGACAACAGTTGgtacatcaacagcctcaaGTACAACAACAGTTGGTACATCAGCAGTCTTAAGTACAACAACAGTTCCAACTTCAACTACTTCCACCACAAAGACCAATCTTACTCACGATGCCTATTTCATGAAACCAGTCTATAAATATGTGGCCATAGGGTTTGGCGGGTTCATGGCTGTGACTGGGCTGTTGCTTTTATTGATCCTGGTTTACCAGCAGGTTCATAACAGGAAGTAA